A genomic segment from Malus domestica chromosome 05, GDT2T_hap1 encodes:
- the LOC103435775 gene encoding WD repeat-containing protein WDS homolog isoform X2: MRTFGHWDLRASVDLKEVSTLHVDRGKVHNLARSTLSSKEMEQRKIDDIAVCELRKKLLQELEKLFPPPITLLENRMEHLVETAVLSQIDSCMYHNLSDAVSLYADHFYDVLLLEDSHTHEHMFHLMQILTEHKEGAGER, translated from the exons ATGAGGACTTTCGGGCATTGGGATTTGAGAGCTTCTGTTGACTTG AAAGAGGTGTCAACATTACATGTAGACAGAGGGAAAGTTCATAACCTTGCTCGCAGTACCCTGTCGTCGAAGGAAATGGAGCAGAGAAAAATAGATGATATTGCTGTTTGTGAGTTGCGTAAAAAACTATTGCAAGAATTAGAAAAATTGTTTCCTCCACCAATCACACTGCTCGAGAACAGGATGGAACATCTGGTTGAAACTGCTGTTTTGTCCCAGATTGATTCATGTATGTATCACAATTTGTCGGATGCAGTTTCACTTTATGCTGACCATTTCTATG ATGTTCTTCTATTGGAGGACTCACATACACATGAACACATGTTTCACCTGATGCAGATTTTGACTGAGCATAAGGAAG GTGCTGGAGAAAGGTAG
- the LOC103435776 gene encoding receptor-like serine/threonine-protein kinase ALE2 isoform X1, whose amino-acid sequence MRTPILLLLLVLLLLSLIFCCSGDFSLNTYLSPSQLPNQPLSMKDFSIERARSILMSLPFASKRSKTWVVKPSLGTLAPARSPIHLGPSSSPSPRRGHHRHRHVRVEPHDVAPAPSKDPGCDQICVEPLTASPFGSPCGCVFPMKVKLLLDIAPYAIFPVMSELEIEIAEGTYLTQSQVKIMGASADSQNQGRTVVDINLVPLGERFDNTTAILTYDRFQHKKVPLNLTLFGNYEVVYISYPGIPSSPPYEIYEGHGPAGSAGGLPITADFGGKNQRMNIKTIMIIALSAFVLLVVLLGAIWVFVQWRRFGRPSSAVGPAFTSSIHKRSAGMGSILSSSIASSTSVSLMSTMATSILSVKTFPLAELEKATNKFSSQRVLGEGGFGRVYHGIMEDGTEVAVKVLTRDNLNQNGDREFIAEVEMLSRLHHRNLVKLIGICIEGRTRSLVYEIVRNGSVESHLHGVDKVNGPLDWEARMKIALGAARGLAYLHEDSNPRVIHRDFKASNVLLEADFTPKVSDFGLAREATEGSHHISTRVMGTFGYVAPEYAMTGHLLVKSDVYSYGVVLLELLSGRKPVDMSHPPGQENLVTWARPLLTSREGLQQLVDPALAGTYDFDDMAKVAAIASMCVHPEVTRRPFMGEVVQALKLIYNDTDETGGDCYSQKESSVPDSDFKGDLAPSDSSWWNAGGLTPRLNYGQASSFITMEYSSGPLEDMENRPFSTSSLVGDEISLPIRHGNRSGPLRTVRSKPAFYRIRGSRSEHSGLLPKQRAWNDGFWV is encoded by the exons ATGCGAACTCCGATTCTGCTTCTGCTCCTTGTTCTCCTCCTGCTCAGCTTGATTTTCTGCTGCTCAG GCGATTTTTCTCTAAATACTTACTTGTCTCCCTCTCAATTGCCAAACCAACCGTTGTCTATGAAAGATTTCTCAATCGAACGCG CAAGGTCAATTTTGATGAGTCTTCCATTTGCTTCAAAACGATCCAAAACATGGGTGGTCAAGCCTTCTTTGGGAACCCTTGCACCTGCACGTTCCCCAATTCATCTTG GTCCTAGCAGTTCTCCTTCACCACGGCGTGGTCATCATCGTCATCGTCATGTGAGAGTGGAACCCCATGATGTTGCTCCAGCACCATCAAAGGACCCAG GTTGTGATCAAATTTGTGTAGAGCCACTTACTGCATCTCCATTTGGTTCACCTTGTGGTTGTGTGTTTCCCATGAAAGTCAAACTCTTACTGGACATAGCTCCTTACGCTATTTTTCCAGTAATGAGTGAGCTAGAGATTGAGATTGCTGAAGGCACATATCTGACGCAAAGTCAAGTGAAAATAATGGGTGCAAGTGCTGATAGTCAAAATCAAGGAAGAACAGTGGTGGATATTAACTTGGTTCCACTAGGCGAGAGGTTTGATAATACCACTGCGATACTGACATATGATAGATTTCAGCATAAGAAAGTGCCTCTAAATTTGACCCTTTTTGGAAACTATGAAGTGGTATACATTAGTTATCCAG GGATACCTTCTTCACCACCATACGAGATTTACGAAGGGCATGGACCAGCTGGAAGTGCTGGAGGTCTCCCTATCACTGCAGATTTTGGCGGCAAGAACCAGAGGATGAATATTAAAACGATTATGATTATTGCTTTGTCTGCATTTGTACTCCTGGTGGTTCTCCTTGGGGCTATCTGGGTCTTTGTGCAATGGAGGAGATTTGGAAGACCATCTAGCGCTGTCGGTCCTGCATTCACATCTTCTATTCACAAAAGATCTG CAGGTATGGGGTCTATCTTATCAAGTAGTATTGCAAGCTCCACTTCAGTGTCCCTAATGTCCACCATGGCTACTAGTATTCTCTCTGTCAAAACATTTCCACTAGCTGAGCTTGAGAAAGCAACAAATAAGTTCAGTTCCCAGAGGGTTTTGGGAGAAGGGGGATTTGGACGTGTTTACCATGGAATTATGGAAGATGGGACTGAAGTTGCAGTCAAAGTGCTTACAAGGGATAATCTAAATCAGAATGGAGACCGTGAATTCATTGCAGAAGTTGAGATGCTAAGCCGATTGCACCACCGTAATCTTGTGAAGTTGATAGGCATTTGTATTGAAGGGCGGACTCGCAGTTTGGTATATGAGATTGTTCGCAATGGAAGTGTTGAGTCTCACTTGCATG GCGTTGACAAGGTAAATGGACCTCTTGACTGGGAAGCACGGATGAAGATTGCCCTTGGGGCAGCAAGAGGATTAGCATATCTTCATGAAGATTCTAATCCTCGTGTTATTCACCGAGATTTTAAGGCTAGTAATGTTTTGCTGGAAGCCGATTTCACGCCCAAGGTTTCAGATTTTGGGTTGGCTAGGGAAGCAACAGAGGGAAGTCATCACATCTCTACGAGGGTCATGGGAACTTTCGG GTATGTTGCCCCAGAATATGCAATGACAGGGCACCTACTTGTCAAGAGCGATGTTTATAGTTATGGCGTTGTGCTGCTGGAACTTCTCTCCGGAAGAAAACCGGTTGACATGTCCCACCCTCCGGGACAGGAGAATTTAGTAACATGGGCACGACCATTGCTAACGAGCAGAGAAGGTTTGCAGCAGTTGGTGGATCCTGCCTTGGCTGGAACCTATGACTTTGACGACATGGCTAAAGTGGCAGCCATTGCTTCCATGTGCGTTCACCCTGAGGTGACCCGCAGaccttttatgggtgaagttgTGCAGGCTCTAAAGCTGATATACAATGATACAGATGAGACTGGTGGGGACTGTTATAGTCAAAAGGAGTCTTCTGTCCCGGACTCTGACTTTAAAGGTGATCTTGCTCCATCTGATAGCAGTTGGTGGAATGCTGGCGGACTCACTCCCCGGTTAAATTATGGGCAAGCATCTTCGTTCATCACAATGGAATATAGTTCTGGACCGCTTGAAGATATGGAAAACAGACCGTTTTCAACTTCAAGTCTGGTAGGGGATGAGATATCTTTACCAATCAGACACGGCAACAGATCAGGGCCATTGAGAACAGTCCGAAGCAAGCCAGCATTCTACAGAATAAGAGGAAGTAGGAGTGAGCACAGTGGACTGCTTCCCAAGCAGCGCGCTTGGAACGATGGCTTCTGGGTTTGA
- the LOC103435775 gene encoding WD repeat-containing protein WDS homolog isoform X4 yields MRTFGHWDLRASVDLKEVSTLHVDRGKVHNLARSTLSSKEMEQRKIDDIAVCELRKKLLQELEKLFPPPITLLENRMEHLVETAVLSQIDSYVLLLEDSHTHEHMFHLMQILTEHKEGAGER; encoded by the exons ATGAGGACTTTCGGGCATTGGGATTTGAGAGCTTCTGTTGACTTG AAAGAGGTGTCAACATTACATGTAGACAGAGGGAAAGTTCATAACCTTGCTCGCAGTACCCTGTCGTCGAAGGAAATGGAGCAGAGAAAAATAGATGATATTGCTGTTTGTGAGTTGCGTAAAAAACTATTGCAAGAATTAGAAAAATTGTTTCCTCCACCAATCACACTGCTCGAGAACAGGATGGAACATCTGGTTGAAACTGCTGTTTTGTCCCAGATTGATTCAT ATGTTCTTCTATTGGAGGACTCACATACACATGAACACATGTTTCACCTGATGCAGATTTTGACTGAGCATAAGGAAG GTGCTGGAGAAAGGTAG
- the LOC103435778 gene encoding uncharacterized protein → MISLYATSNANFTNSFSPPPSPPRSARFKMSHDSLPRLSENQIVLGVGGVGVDFLAAVPSYPKPDEKIRTTSLKVQGGGNTGNALTCAARLGLTTRVISKIANDTQGRAILEVLRNDGVDTSFIVVSEEGNSPFTYIIVDNETKTRTCIFTPGYPLMMPDDLSQSSLSSALDGARIVYFDVRWPETALVVAQEAARKNIPILIDNERKREGLDDLITFADYAVCSAKFPQAWTEAASAPSALVSMLLKLPKLKFVIVTLGEDGCIMLERSVDEIPDIEEMDVDSLLGSLKQRKNDSTAIPTYVSSPVTKLRANGIGTVCGRLLVGTAEKVPPEELLDTTGAGDSFVGAVLYAICTNMPPEKMLPFAAQVAALCCRALGARAGLPHRTDSRLASFLS, encoded by the exons atgatttcttTGTACGCAACTTCCAATGCCAACTTCACCAACTCCTTCTCTCCCCCTCCCTCCCCACCCCGCTCCGCCAG GTTCAAAATGTCTCACGATTCTCTCCCACGTCTCTCTGAAAACCAAATCGTC CTCGGCGTCGGCGGGGTGGGCGTTGACTTTTTGGCCGCAGTGCCCTCTTATCCTAAGCCGGACGAAAAGATCAGAACCACCAGCTTAAAG GTTCAAGGAGGTGGGAATACGGGTAATGCCTTAACTTGTGCAGCTCGTTTGGGTTTGACTACGAGGGTGATTTCCAAG ATTGCAAATGATACGCAAGGCAGGGCTATACTGGAGGTGCTACGGAACGATGGTGTTGATACTTCTTTTATTGTG GTTTCTGAGGAGGGTAATTCACCATTTACCTACATTATTGTAGACAACGAAAC GAAAACCCGTACCTGTATTTTTACTCCAGGGTATCCTCTCATGATGCCGGATGACCTTTCCCAATCAAGTTTATCATCTGCGTTGGATGGAGCAAGAATTGTTTATTTTGATGTACGATGGCCTGAAACTGCTTTAGTTGTTGCGCAGGAG GCTGCTCGGAAAAATATACCTATATTAATTGATAATGAACGGAAAAGAGAAGGGTTGGATGATCTTATAACCTTTGCTGATTATGCTGTATGCTCAGCGAAATTTCCACAG GCATGGACAGAAGCAGCATCTGCTCCTAGTGCTCTTGTTTCGATGCTTTTGAAATTGCCAAAGCTCAAATTCGTAATTGTGACATTGGGAGAAGATGGATGCATTATGCTTGAGAGAAGTGTGGATG AGATACCAGACATAGAAGAAATGGATGTCGACAGCTTATTGGGATCGCTGAAGCAGAGAAAGAATGATAGCACAGCTATCCCAACATATGTTTCATCG CCAGTGACAAAATTGAGAGCCAACGGAATAGGGACTGTTTGTGGGAGGTTGCTGGTGGGAACAGCTGAGAAAGTACCTCCAGAAGAACTCTTAGATACAACAGGTGCTGGAGATAGTTTTGTTGGAGCAGTTCTCTATG CTATTTGCACCAATATGCCACCAGAGAAAATGCTGCCGTTTGCTGCTCAAGTG GCTGCCCTCTGCTGTAGGGCTTTAGGAGCTCGAGCTGGCCTTCCACACCGCACAGATTCACGTCTGGCATCATTTTTATCTTAA
- the LOC103435776 gene encoding receptor-like serine/threonine-protein kinase ALE2 isoform X2 — MRTPILLLLLVLLLLSLIFCCSGDFSLNTYLSPSQLPNQPLSMKDFSIERARSILMSLPFASKRSKTWVVKPSLGTLAPARSPIHLGPSSSPSPRRGHHRHRHVRVEPHDVAPAPSKDPGCDQICVEPLTASPFGSPCGCVFPMKVKLLLDIAPYAIFPVMSELEIEIAEGTYLTQSQVKIMGASADSQNQGRTVVDINLVPLGERFDNTTAILTYDRFQHKKVPLNLTLFGNYEVVYISYPGIPSSPPYEIYEGHGPAGSAGGLPITADFGGKNQRMNIKTIMIIALSAFVLLVVLLGAIWVFVQWRRFGRPSSAVGPAFTSSIHKRSGMGSILSSSIASSTSVSLMSTMATSILSVKTFPLAELEKATNKFSSQRVLGEGGFGRVYHGIMEDGTEVAVKVLTRDNLNQNGDREFIAEVEMLSRLHHRNLVKLIGICIEGRTRSLVYEIVRNGSVESHLHGVDKVNGPLDWEARMKIALGAARGLAYLHEDSNPRVIHRDFKASNVLLEADFTPKVSDFGLAREATEGSHHISTRVMGTFGYVAPEYAMTGHLLVKSDVYSYGVVLLELLSGRKPVDMSHPPGQENLVTWARPLLTSREGLQQLVDPALAGTYDFDDMAKVAAIASMCVHPEVTRRPFMGEVVQALKLIYNDTDETGGDCYSQKESSVPDSDFKGDLAPSDSSWWNAGGLTPRLNYGQASSFITMEYSSGPLEDMENRPFSTSSLVGDEISLPIRHGNRSGPLRTVRSKPAFYRIRGSRSEHSGLLPKQRAWNDGFWV, encoded by the exons ATGCGAACTCCGATTCTGCTTCTGCTCCTTGTTCTCCTCCTGCTCAGCTTGATTTTCTGCTGCTCAG GCGATTTTTCTCTAAATACTTACTTGTCTCCCTCTCAATTGCCAAACCAACCGTTGTCTATGAAAGATTTCTCAATCGAACGCG CAAGGTCAATTTTGATGAGTCTTCCATTTGCTTCAAAACGATCCAAAACATGGGTGGTCAAGCCTTCTTTGGGAACCCTTGCACCTGCACGTTCCCCAATTCATCTTG GTCCTAGCAGTTCTCCTTCACCACGGCGTGGTCATCATCGTCATCGTCATGTGAGAGTGGAACCCCATGATGTTGCTCCAGCACCATCAAAGGACCCAG GTTGTGATCAAATTTGTGTAGAGCCACTTACTGCATCTCCATTTGGTTCACCTTGTGGTTGTGTGTTTCCCATGAAAGTCAAACTCTTACTGGACATAGCTCCTTACGCTATTTTTCCAGTAATGAGTGAGCTAGAGATTGAGATTGCTGAAGGCACATATCTGACGCAAAGTCAAGTGAAAATAATGGGTGCAAGTGCTGATAGTCAAAATCAAGGAAGAACAGTGGTGGATATTAACTTGGTTCCACTAGGCGAGAGGTTTGATAATACCACTGCGATACTGACATATGATAGATTTCAGCATAAGAAAGTGCCTCTAAATTTGACCCTTTTTGGAAACTATGAAGTGGTATACATTAGTTATCCAG GGATACCTTCTTCACCACCATACGAGATTTACGAAGGGCATGGACCAGCTGGAAGTGCTGGAGGTCTCCCTATCACTGCAGATTTTGGCGGCAAGAACCAGAGGATGAATATTAAAACGATTATGATTATTGCTTTGTCTGCATTTGTACTCCTGGTGGTTCTCCTTGGGGCTATCTGGGTCTTTGTGCAATGGAGGAGATTTGGAAGACCATCTAGCGCTGTCGGTCCTGCATTCACATCTTCTATTCACAAAAGATCTG GTATGGGGTCTATCTTATCAAGTAGTATTGCAAGCTCCACTTCAGTGTCCCTAATGTCCACCATGGCTACTAGTATTCTCTCTGTCAAAACATTTCCACTAGCTGAGCTTGAGAAAGCAACAAATAAGTTCAGTTCCCAGAGGGTTTTGGGAGAAGGGGGATTTGGACGTGTTTACCATGGAATTATGGAAGATGGGACTGAAGTTGCAGTCAAAGTGCTTACAAGGGATAATCTAAATCAGAATGGAGACCGTGAATTCATTGCAGAAGTTGAGATGCTAAGCCGATTGCACCACCGTAATCTTGTGAAGTTGATAGGCATTTGTATTGAAGGGCGGACTCGCAGTTTGGTATATGAGATTGTTCGCAATGGAAGTGTTGAGTCTCACTTGCATG GCGTTGACAAGGTAAATGGACCTCTTGACTGGGAAGCACGGATGAAGATTGCCCTTGGGGCAGCAAGAGGATTAGCATATCTTCATGAAGATTCTAATCCTCGTGTTATTCACCGAGATTTTAAGGCTAGTAATGTTTTGCTGGAAGCCGATTTCACGCCCAAGGTTTCAGATTTTGGGTTGGCTAGGGAAGCAACAGAGGGAAGTCATCACATCTCTACGAGGGTCATGGGAACTTTCGG GTATGTTGCCCCAGAATATGCAATGACAGGGCACCTACTTGTCAAGAGCGATGTTTATAGTTATGGCGTTGTGCTGCTGGAACTTCTCTCCGGAAGAAAACCGGTTGACATGTCCCACCCTCCGGGACAGGAGAATTTAGTAACATGGGCACGACCATTGCTAACGAGCAGAGAAGGTTTGCAGCAGTTGGTGGATCCTGCCTTGGCTGGAACCTATGACTTTGACGACATGGCTAAAGTGGCAGCCATTGCTTCCATGTGCGTTCACCCTGAGGTGACCCGCAGaccttttatgggtgaagttgTGCAGGCTCTAAAGCTGATATACAATGATACAGATGAGACTGGTGGGGACTGTTATAGTCAAAAGGAGTCTTCTGTCCCGGACTCTGACTTTAAAGGTGATCTTGCTCCATCTGATAGCAGTTGGTGGAATGCTGGCGGACTCACTCCCCGGTTAAATTATGGGCAAGCATCTTCGTTCATCACAATGGAATATAGTTCTGGACCGCTTGAAGATATGGAAAACAGACCGTTTTCAACTTCAAGTCTGGTAGGGGATGAGATATCTTTACCAATCAGACACGGCAACAGATCAGGGCCATTGAGAACAGTCCGAAGCAAGCCAGCATTCTACAGAATAAGAGGAAGTAGGAGTGAGCACAGTGGACTGCTTCCCAAGCAGCGCGCTTGGAACGATGGCTTCTGGGTTTGA
- the LOC103435775 gene encoding WD repeat-containing protein WDS homolog isoform X3: MRTFGHWDLRASVDLKEVSTLHVDRGKVHNLARSTLSSKEMEQRKIDDIAVCELRKKLLQELEKLFPPPITLLENRMEHLVETAVLSQIDSCMYHNLSDAVSLYADHFYGRDQIPTETVQILTEHKEGTIEFYPE, encoded by the exons ATGAGGACTTTCGGGCATTGGGATTTGAGAGCTTCTGTTGACTTG AAAGAGGTGTCAACATTACATGTAGACAGAGGGAAAGTTCATAACCTTGCTCGCAGTACCCTGTCGTCGAAGGAAATGGAGCAGAGAAAAATAGATGATATTGCTGTTTGTGAGTTGCGTAAAAAACTATTGCAAGAATTAGAAAAATTGTTTCCTCCACCAATCACACTGCTCGAGAACAGGATGGAACATCTGGTTGAAACTGCTGTTTTGTCCCAGATTGATTCATGTATGTATCACAATTTGTCGGATGCAGTTTCACTTTATGCTGACCATTTCTATGGTAGGGATCAGATCCCCACTGAAACTGTTCAG ATTTTGACTGAGCATAAGGAAGGTACCATAGAATTCTATCCGGAGTGA
- the LOC103435775 gene encoding WD repeat-containing protein WDS homolog isoform X1, with protein sequence MRTFGHWDLRASVDLKEVSTLHVDRGKVHNLARSTLSSKEMEQRKIDDIAVCELRKKLLQELEKLFPPPITLLENRMEHLVETAVLSQIDSCMYHNLSDAVSLYADHFYDVLLLEDSHTHEHMFHLMQILTEHKEGTIEFYPE encoded by the exons ATGAGGACTTTCGGGCATTGGGATTTGAGAGCTTCTGTTGACTTG AAAGAGGTGTCAACATTACATGTAGACAGAGGGAAAGTTCATAACCTTGCTCGCAGTACCCTGTCGTCGAAGGAAATGGAGCAGAGAAAAATAGATGATATTGCTGTTTGTGAGTTGCGTAAAAAACTATTGCAAGAATTAGAAAAATTGTTTCCTCCACCAATCACACTGCTCGAGAACAGGATGGAACATCTGGTTGAAACTGCTGTTTTGTCCCAGATTGATTCATGTATGTATCACAATTTGTCGGATGCAGTTTCACTTTATGCTGACCATTTCTATG ATGTTCTTCTATTGGAGGACTCACATACACATGAACACATGTTTCACCTGATGCAGATTTTGACTGAGCATAAGGAAGGTACCATAGAATTCTATCCGGAGTGA